The following proteins are encoded in a genomic region of Bacteroidota bacterium:
- a CDS encoding argininosuccinate synthase, with protein sequence MNMHDNVLLAFSGGLDTSFCAAWLKHEKGLNVHAVTIDTGGFTAEEKAKIEERAHLLGVNSFAWINGIQAYYHKVIRHLVYGNVLKNGTYPLSVSAERMTQAFLLAEYAQQNNFSTIAHGSTGAGNDQVRFDLIFDLLLPDAKIITPIRDLKLSREEEINWLSEKGIHFDFTKAAYSINKGLWGTSVGGRETLTSHESLPEEAWPVPCSKTLPEKITLGFCAGELCSINGQSLPPAEAIATLHTLAAPFGIGRDIHTGDTIIGIKGRVGFEAAAPLLIIKAHHALEKHVLTKWQLMLKEQQAHWYGTWLHEGQYFEPAMRNIEAFFESTQQHVSGEVFITLHPYRFTIDGIKSNADLMQAQGSSYGEMNNGWTGDDVKGFTRIYGNAVKTWMKLHTDKEAVQ encoded by the coding sequence ATGAATATGCACGATAATGTTCTGCTCGCTTTCAGCGGCGGACTCGACACCAGTTTTTGCGCAGCCTGGCTTAAACATGAAAAAGGGCTGAACGTACATGCCGTAACAATTGATACCGGCGGATTTACGGCTGAAGAAAAAGCGAAAATTGAAGAACGCGCACACCTGCTTGGCGTAAACAGCTTTGCATGGATAAACGGCATACAGGCCTATTACCACAAAGTAATTCGCCACCTTGTATATGGAAATGTGCTGAAGAACGGAACCTATCCGCTTTCCGTTAGCGCCGAGCGTATGACTCAGGCTTTTTTGCTGGCAGAATATGCGCAGCAAAACAACTTCAGCACCATTGCGCACGGAAGCACCGGCGCAGGAAACGATCAGGTGCGTTTTGATCTGATCTTCGACCTGCTGTTGCCTGATGCAAAAATCATTACACCCATACGCGACCTCAAACTTTCGCGCGAGGAGGAAATAAACTGGCTCAGCGAAAAGGGTATTCATTTCGATTTTACCAAAGCTGCATACTCCATCAACAAAGGGCTTTGGGGTACATCGGTTGGCGGACGCGAAACGCTTACTTCACACGAAAGTTTACCCGAAGAAGCCTGGCCTGTGCCGTGCAGCAAAACACTGCCTGAAAAAATTACACTTGGCTTTTGTGCCGGTGAACTGTGCAGTATTAATGGTCAATCGCTTCCGCCGGCTGAGGCAATAGCCACACTGCACACGCTTGCTGCTCCGTTTGGTATTGGCCGCGATATACACACGGGCGACACCATTATTGGCATAAAAGGGCGTGTAGGATTTGAAGCAGCTGCACCACTGCTCATTATCAAAGCGCATCACGCACTCGAAAAACATGTGCTCACAAAATGGCAGCTGATGCTTAAAGAGCAACAGGCGCACTGGTATGGCACATGGCTGCACGAAGGGCAATATTTCGAGCCCGCCATGCGCAACATCGAAGCATTTTTCGAGAGTACGCAGCAGCATGTATCGGGCGAAGTATTCATTACACTTCATCCCTATCGGTTTACGATAGACGGGATAAAGTCAAATGCAGATCTGATGCAGGCCCAAGGCAGCAGTTACGGCGAAATGAACAATGGCTGGACAGGCGATGATGTAAAAGGATTCACTCGCATTTACGGCAATGCAGTAAAAACATGGATGAAACTGCATACCGATAAGGAGGCCGTGCAATGA
- a CDS encoding GNAT family N-acetyltransferase — METNHCTVLVADGSHIHFAAAICDEMEASAKARGTGIARRSPDYIAGKMLEGKAIIAIDQHGNWAGFCYIETWSHGKFVANSGLIVVPAHRRGGLATRIKQAVFELSRKKYPDAKIFGLTTGLAVMKINSELGYEPVTYSELTDDEEFWKGCRSCVNHEILQSKNRKNCLCTAMLFDPSQAKQPPPESPATRFKKQRKLYERWMRFKQHILLRGQSKTEASSQKNNFHEYAR, encoded by the coding sequence ATGGAAACGAATCACTGCACCGTGCTCGTAGCCGACGGCAGCCATATACATTTTGCTGCCGCCATCTGCGACGAAATGGAAGCTTCGGCAAAAGCCAGAGGCACAGGCATTGCACGCCGCTCGCCCGATTACATAGCGGGAAAAATGCTCGAAGGCAAAGCCATTATTGCCATCGACCAACATGGCAACTGGGCCGGCTTTTGCTACATTGAAACCTGGAGCCACGGAAAATTTGTGGCCAATTCAGGACTCATTGTTGTACCCGCACACCGCCGTGGCGGACTAGCCACACGCATCAAGCAGGCGGTATTTGAGCTATCGCGCAAAAAGTATCCCGACGCCAAAATTTTCGGTCTCACTACGGGCCTCGCTGTGATGAAAATAAATTCAGAACTCGGCTACGAACCGGTAACCTACAGCGAGCTTACCGACGATGAAGAGTTCTGGAAAGGCTGCCGAAGCTGCGTAAACCACGAAATACTGCAAAGCAAAAACAGAAAAAACTGCTTATGCACCGCCATGCTGTTTGATCCATCGCAAGCAAAACAACCGCCTCCCGAAAGTCCGGCTACACGCTTCAAAAAACAACGCAAACTCTACGAACGCTGGATGCGGTTTAAACAACACATCCTGCTTCGCGGCCAAAGTAAAACCGAAGCTTCATCGCAGAAAAACAATTTTCATGAATATGCACGATAA
- a CDS encoding patatin-like phospholipase family protein, whose translation MCQQFLAAQNEKVGVVLSGGGASGLAHIGVLKALEEDSIPIDYICGTSMGALVGCLYSIGYSPAEIEALILTEDFRNWATGTIKADDIFYFKRKDDNASWITFKLSVDTTLSTSLPTNVISPVQIDFGLMQMTAGATAASGGNFDSLFIPFRCVASDIASKQSVVFRNGDLGESVRASMSYPFYLKPIRVNGKLLFDGGLYNNFPSNVMYTDFFPDFIVGSNVATAFPNPDEDNLVSQIRAMLTSRTDFDPKCENGVVVEPDADWIGLFEFDDAQRVIDSGYVATKRRMSEIKIQINRRSNSNDLARRRAIFKAKKPNIVFDRIEIQGAGLKKNQRIYINRLLRRPGEYISIDALKPGYMRLAADDKIMQLFPKATYNKNSGYYDLSLTIKKERKLFTQFGGNFSNRPINMGFIGLQYNFLGNPSTSLYGNVYFGKLYSSARIAARIDFPSRLLIYLEPGFTWNRLDYFRSSPAFFEDTKPAYLIHLDRMSEINAGIPVRNKGRFVIGVSLSFNRDLYYQTDDFTSADTVDRTDFTVGSTRIFYERNTLNRKQYASQGTYFAFRARFIQGEELYIPGTTAVIPTPFRTVHNWIQFRVTYDTYFKERGRWRLGFMGEAVYSSQPFFSNYTATMLSAPEFQPTPESRTYFLPQFRAHQFAAVGLKSIFLLRKTLDIRLEGYAFMPYQAIIQQADNTAAYAAPISIDDFNYIAMAALVWHSPLGPVSFSINHYSNNQPQPFSLLFHFGYIIFNRKALD comes from the coding sequence ATGTGCCAGCAGTTTCTTGCTGCGCAAAACGAGAAAGTGGGAGTGGTACTGAGTGGCGGAGGCGCATCGGGGCTGGCGCATATCGGGGTACTCAAGGCGCTTGAAGAAGACAGTATTCCGATTGATTATATCTGCGGCACTTCAATGGGTGCACTGGTGGGTTGCCTCTACTCGATTGGTTATTCGCCGGCAGAAATTGAAGCACTGATTTTAACCGAAGATTTCCGCAACTGGGCCACGGGCACAATTAAAGCCGACGATATTTTTTACTTCAAACGCAAAGACGATAATGCCTCGTGGATTACGTTCAAACTTTCTGTGGACACTACGCTTTCCACCAGTTTACCTACAAACGTAATTTCGCCGGTACAAATTGATTTCGGGCTGATGCAAATGACAGCGGGCGCTACGGCTGCATCAGGAGGCAACTTCGACAGTTTGTTTATTCCGTTCCGCTGCGTGGCTTCTGATATTGCCTCGAAACAATCGGTTGTATTCCGCAACGGTGATCTTGGAGAATCAGTACGCGCCTCCATGTCGTATCCTTTTTATCTCAAACCAATTCGCGTAAACGGCAAACTGCTTTTCGACGGCGGGCTGTACAACAATTTCCCGAGTAATGTGATGTACACTGATTTCTTCCCCGATTTTATTGTGGGAAGCAATGTGGCCACAGCATTTCCGAATCCGGATGAAGATAATCTGGTTTCGCAGATACGCGCCATGCTCACCAGCCGCACCGATTTTGATCCGAAATGCGAAAACGGCGTTGTGGTAGAACCTGATGCAGACTGGATCGGACTCTTTGAATTTGATGATGCGCAGCGGGTAATTGACAGCGGTTATGTGGCCACGAAACGCCGCATGAGTGAAATAAAAATCCAGATAAATAGGCGAAGTAACAGTAATGATCTTGCTCGTCGTCGCGCCATTTTCAAAGCCAAAAAACCAAACATTGTTTTCGACAGGATTGAAATTCAAGGGGCGGGCCTTAAAAAAAATCAGCGTATTTACATCAACCGTTTGCTCCGCCGTCCGGGCGAATACATTTCAATAGATGCGCTGAAGCCCGGTTACATGCGCCTTGCAGCCGACGATAAAATAATGCAGCTTTTCCCGAAAGCTACCTACAATAAAAACAGCGGCTACTATGATTTAAGTCTGACGATAAAAAAGGAGCGCAAGTTATTTACACAGTTTGGCGGCAACTTCTCCAATCGCCCGATTAATATGGGCTTCATCGGCTTGCAATACAATTTTCTCGGCAACCCGTCAACCAGTTTGTATGGCAATGTATATTTCGGAAAACTCTACAGCTCGGCACGCATTGCCGCACGTATTGATTTCCCCTCGCGGTTGCTTATTTATCTCGAACCAGGTTTTACCTGGAACCGTCTTGATTACTTCCGAAGCAGCCCGGCATTTTTCGAAGATACTAAGCCTGCTTACCTTATCCACCTCGACCGGATGAGCGAAATAAACGCTGGTATTCCGGTACGCAACAAAGGGCGCTTTGTTATTGGCGTAAGCCTGTCGTTTAACCGCGATCTGTATTACCAAACAGATGATTTTACATCGGCTGATACGGTTGACCGCACCGACTTTACCGTAGGTTCTACCCGTATCTTTTATGAGCGCAATACGTTAAACCGCAAGCAATATGCTTCTCAAGGAACTTATTTTGCATTTCGCGCTCGCTTCATACAGGGAGAGGAATTGTACATACCGGGCACCACTGCTGTAATTCCTACACCTTTCCGCACCGTTCACAACTGGATTCAGTTCAGAGTTACATACGATACATATTTCAAAGAGCGCGGGCGCTGGCGACTGGGCTTCATGGGCGAGGCGGTGTACTCCTCACAGCCGTTCTTCAGCAATTATACGGCAACCATGCTTAGTGCGCCTGAATTTCAGCCAACACCTGAAAGCCGCACGTATTTTCTTCCGCAGTTCAGAGCACACCAGTTCGCAGCTGTTGGTCTGAAAAGTATTTTCCTGTTGCGCAAAACGCTCGACATTCGTCTCGAAGGTTATGCCTTTATGCCTTATCAGGCCATCATTCAGCAAGCCGACAATACAGCCGCGTATGCTGCTCCGATAAGCATAGATGACTTTAATTACATTGCAATGGCTGCTCTTGTCTGGCATTCGCCGCTCGGACCGGTTAGTTTCAGTATTAATCATTACAGCAACAACCAGCCGCAGCCATTCAGCCTCCTCTTCCACTTCGGCTACATTATTTTCAACCGGAAAGCACTCGACTAA
- a CDS encoding ABC transporter substrate-binding protein codes for MEFPATITDMMGRSITLMQRPRRIISLVPSQTELLAHLGLDEEVAGITKFCIHPEHWFRNKPRVGGTKQYDFKKIAALKPDLIIGNKEENDKVQMEQLMQLYPVWMSDIYGLADALRMISSIGQITQRTTQAEELRLEIRNGFSMLENNHPNTRRVAYFIWRNPWMVAGQHTFIDEMLNYCSLKNVFANSHSRYPEVTAEMLQAANPEVLLLSSEPYPFKEAHIAELHAICPHAEIKLVDGELFSWYGSRLRLAPAYFRELIRP; via the coding sequence ATGGAATTTCCGGCTACAATAACCGATATGATGGGGCGCAGCATCACACTGATGCAGCGCCCCCGTCGTATCATTTCACTCGTACCCTCTCAAACCGAACTGCTCGCACACCTCGGATTGGATGAAGAAGTTGCGGGCATTACAAAATTCTGCATTCATCCCGAACACTGGTTCAGAAACAAGCCTCGTGTGGGCGGCACCAAGCAGTACGACTTTAAAAAAATTGCCGCCTTGAAACCCGATCTGATTATCGGCAACAAAGAGGAAAATGATAAAGTGCAGATGGAACAGCTCATGCAGCTTTATCCGGTGTGGATGAGTGACATTTACGGACTCGCTGATGCATTGCGCATGATTAGCTCAATCGGGCAAATTACGCAGCGAACCACGCAGGCGGAGGAATTAAGACTCGAAATTCGGAACGGATTTTCAATGCTGGAAAATAATCACCCCAACACCCGGCGCGTGGCTTATTTTATTTGGCGAAATCCGTGGATGGTAGCCGGACAACACACGTTTATTGATGAAATGCTGAACTATTGCAGCCTGAAAAATGTATTTGCCAACAGTCATTCGCGGTACCCCGAAGTAACTGCCGAAATGCTGCAAGCCGCAAATCCTGAAGTGCTCTTGCTTTCGTCTGAGCCTTACCCGTTTAAAGAAGCGCACATTGCCGAATTACACGCAATTTGCCCGCACGCCGAAATAAAACTTGTTGACGGAGAACTTTTTTCGTGGTATGGTTCTCGGCTGCGGCTGGCGCCTGCTTATTTCAGGGAACTTATCCGGCCTTAA
- a CDS encoding pyridoxal-phosphate dependent enzyme, which produces MTPEKLVFENILQTIGKTPLVRINNITKNATAAKVYAKVETFNPGNSIKDRMALKMIEDAERDGRLKPGGTIIEGTSGNTGMGLAIAAIIKGYKCIFTTTDKQSKEKVDALKAFGAEVIVCPTNVDPEDPRSYYSVSSRLEREVPNSWKPNQYDNPSNAQAHYESTGPELWEQTEGKITHLVVGVGTGGTICGTAKYLKEKNPDIKIWGIDTYGSVFKKYKETGIFDKNEIYPYVTEGIGEDFLPQNVNFDLIDQFEKVTDKDAAVMTRRISREEGIFAGNSAGSAMAGLLQLAHNFKEGDVVVVIFHDHGTRYLGKMFNDDWMREKGYLDRTGMTANDLVAAVKSAPLQTLSVSDTLETAAKIMSANDYSQIPVTDGGRIVGSLSEQIVVNKLMQGPEAKQLTLDQLMQPAFPFVDSSTPVESLSGMITAENPAVLVRDFKTDNTYIITRHDIMRAMV; this is translated from the coding sequence GTGACACCCGAAAAACTTGTTTTCGAAAACATTCTTCAAACCATAGGTAAAACACCTCTGGTACGCATCAACAACATTACCAAAAACGCCACTGCGGCTAAAGTGTATGCCAAAGTTGAAACATTCAACCCCGGCAACTCCATCAAAGACCGTATGGCTTTGAAAATGATTGAAGATGCCGAACGCGACGGCCGCCTGAAACCCGGCGGAACCATTATCGAAGGCACTTCGGGCAACACCGGCATGGGCCTGGCTATTGCAGCCATTATTAAAGGCTACAAATGTATTTTCACCACTACCGATAAACAATCGAAAGAAAAAGTAGATGCGCTGAAAGCCTTTGGTGCCGAAGTAATTGTATGCCCCACAAACGTTGACCCTGAAGATCCGCGCTCTTACTACTCCGTGTCATCGCGCCTCGAACGCGAAGTACCAAACTCCTGGAAACCCAACCAGTACGACAATCCCTCAAATGCACAGGCGCACTACGAAAGTACCGGCCCCGAACTCTGGGAACAAACCGAAGGTAAAATCACGCACCTTGTAGTAGGCGTGGGCACCGGCGGCACCATTTGCGGCACGGCAAAATACCTGAAAGAAAAAAATCCGGACATCAAAATCTGGGGCATTGATACCTACGGATCCGTGTTTAAGAAATACAAGGAAACGGGCATTTTCGATAAAAATGAAATTTACCCGTATGTAACCGAAGGCATTGGTGAAGATTTTCTGCCGCAAAATGTAAACTTTGATCTGATTGATCAGTTCGAAAAAGTAACCGATAAAGATGCGGCAGTGATGACCCGCCGTATTTCGCGCGAGGAAGGCATTTTTGCAGGTAACTCTGCCGGTTCGGCTATGGCCGGACTTTTGCAGCTTGCACACAATTTTAAAGAGGGTGATGTGGTAGTGGTTATTTTCCACGATCATGGCACACGCTACCTGGGTAAAATGTTTAACGACGACTGGATGCGCGAGAAAGGATATCTTGACCGCACCGGCATGACGGCAAACGACCTTGTGGCCGCAGTAAAATCGGCGCCGCTGCAAACGCTTTCAGTAAGTGATACGCTTGAAACGGCGGCAAAAATTATGAGCGCCAACGACTACTCGCAGATTCCGGTAACCGACGGCGGCCGCATCGTGGGCTCACTCAGCGAGCAAATCGTGGTAAATAAACTCATGCAAGGCCCCGAAGCCAAGCAGCTTACACTCGACCAACTCATGCAGCCTGCGTTTCCGTTTGTGGACAGCTCCACCCCGGTTGAATCGCTCTCTGGCATGATTACCGCCGAGAATCCCGCTGTACTTGTGCGCGATTTTAAAACCGACAATACCTACATTATCACCCGCCACGACATTATGCGTGCAATGGTGTAA
- a CDS encoding HipA domain-containing protein translates to MRKCLYCYQLLENGETDFHARCSKKMFGTEIPPQLEYSAEDMQQLAEEIIKSQITVTGVQPKLSLNIGKSETGVRKLTLVGLWGNYILKPPAQYYPQLPEVEDVTMHLAEIAGIITVPHCLIRLQSGELSYITKRVDRSKKETVHMEDMCQLTERLTEHKYRGSYEQIAKAINKYSAQPGLDIVNFYEIVLFSFLTGNADMHLKNFSLLQRKGGEFVLSPAYDLVATTLVNPDDKEETALTLNARKTKLKRSDFEAAFHNAQLNIKQQENIFEKMSRAKNAWLECISRSFLSPPMQQQFAELIETRMARLGL, encoded by the coding sequence ATGCGTAAATGTTTGTATTGTTATCAGTTGTTAGAAAATGGCGAAACCGATTTTCATGCGCGGTGCAGCAAGAAAATGTTCGGCACAGAAATTCCGCCGCAGCTTGAATACTCGGCAGAGGATATGCAGCAATTAGCCGAAGAAATTATCAAAAGCCAGATTACCGTAACCGGTGTGCAGCCCAAACTATCGCTCAATATCGGCAAAAGCGAAACAGGCGTGCGAAAACTCACATTGGTGGGTTTGTGGGGGAATTATATTCTGAAACCACCTGCGCAATATTATCCGCAACTGCCCGAGGTGGAAGATGTAACCATGCACCTTGCCGAAATTGCAGGAATAATTACCGTACCGCATTGTTTGATTCGCCTGCAATCGGGTGAACTCAGTTACATTACAAAACGTGTGGACAGAAGCAAAAAAGAAACGGTACACATGGAAGACATGTGCCAGCTCACCGAACGTTTAACCGAGCATAAATACAGAGGCTCTTACGAACAGATTGCAAAAGCAATAAATAAATACTCGGCTCAGCCCGGACTTGACATTGTGAATTTCTATGAGATTGTGTTGTTTAGCTTTCTCACAGGCAATGCCGATATGCACCTGAAAAATTTTTCGCTGCTGCAACGCAAAGGAGGAGAATTTGTGCTGTCGCCCGCATACGATCTTGTGGCCACCACGCTTGTGAATCCTGATGATAAGGAAGAAACGGCGCTCACACTAAATGCGCGGAAAACAAAACTAAAACGAAGCGACTTTGAAGCGGCATTCCACAACGCACAACTAAACATCAAACAACAGGAAAACATATTCGAAAAAATGAGCCGTGCAAAAAACGCATGGCTGGAATGTATAAGCCGGAGTTTCCTAAGCCCCCCCATGCAACAACAGTTTGCCGAATTAATTGAAACTCGGATGGCCAGATTAGGATTATGA
- a CDS encoding HipA N-terminal domain-containing protein → MRQAEIKFGDKRAGILTEDENGYLFVYDQNYLLSDSAVPISKTLPLQKAAFNSNILFPFFDGLIPEGWLLDIAEKNWKLNPRDRMGLLLACCKDCIGAVSVHPLTTAGNA, encoded by the coding sequence ATGAGGCAGGCCGAAATAAAATTTGGCGATAAGCGCGCAGGAATTCTCACCGAAGATGAGAACGGATACCTGTTTGTGTACGACCAAAACTACCTCCTCTCCGATTCGGCTGTGCCAATAAGCAAAACACTTCCGCTTCAAAAAGCAGCATTTAACAGCAATATACTTTTCCCTTTTTTCGATGGACTGATTCCTGAAGGATGGTTACTGGATATTGCCGAAAAAAACTGGAAACTCAATCCGCGCGACAGAATGGGCTTGTTGCTGGCCTGCTGCAAGGATTGTATTGGTGCAGTTTCCGTTCACCCATTAACAACTGCAGGCAATGCGTAA
- a CDS encoding helix-turn-helix transcriptional regulator, whose product MNLGALTKQHRKAAKLTQEALAKKAGVGLRFIRDLEQGKETLRLDKINQVLSLFGLKLGAVKADNTGNED is encoded by the coding sequence ATGAATTTAGGAGCGCTCACGAAACAGCACCGAAAGGCTGCAAAACTCACACAGGAAGCACTGGCGAAAAAAGCCGGTGTAGGGCTGCGTTTTATCCGCGATCTGGAGCAGGGCAAAGAAACGCTGAGATTAGACAAGATCAATCAGGTGCTCAGTTTGTTTGGTTTGAAATTAGGTGCAGTAAAAGCAGACAATACCGGAAACGAAGATTAG
- a CDS encoding ABC transporter permease, whose protein sequence is MAERWLFERLISKRMTSQAAASGRISRPIVRVAVGGIAVGLAVMLLALAVMNGFQGEIRKKVIGFGSHIQITGYDSNESLEADSLNRFQPSVEALKQQPNIRHIQVYATKAGLVKAGDQLSGVVLKGIDRDFDWSFFSQNLREGRLLSLPAQADSTSTEVLISRVIANKLKLNTGDKFRMYFLRENATRQRAFTVAGIYETGLTDGFDDRFILCDIRQVQKLNNWSRNAVAGFEVLVNDFNQLEATAEQVRTEIDVNLYAESIRELTPQIFSWLDVLDVNALIIIALMLFVSMINMISALLILILDRTQMIGILKAMGAADKQIMRVFLMHASRLIGWGILIGNVLGLGLCLLQKQFGIAKLDEASYYLSAVPIYIEWWQVLAVNAATFVLCQVALLLPALVVSRISPVKAIRFS, encoded by the coding sequence ATGGCAGAACGCTGGCTTTTTGAACGGCTTATTTCCAAACGCATGACCTCTCAGGCTGCTGCCTCAGGCCGCATTTCGCGGCCTATTGTGCGCGTAGCGGTAGGCGGTATTGCTGTAGGACTGGCGGTAATGCTTCTGGCGCTGGCGGTGATGAATGGCTTTCAGGGCGAAATCCGAAAAAAGGTAATCGGCTTTGGCTCACACATTCAGATTACCGGCTACGACAGCAATGAATCGCTGGAGGCCGACTCGCTGAACCGTTTTCAGCCCAGCGTGGAAGCCCTGAAGCAGCAGCCTAACATACGCCATATTCAGGTGTATGCCACCAAGGCAGGGCTTGTTAAAGCAGGTGATCAGCTTTCGGGCGTGGTACTGAAAGGCATTGACCGCGATTTCGACTGGAGCTTTTTTAGCCAGAACCTGCGTGAAGGCCGCCTGCTTTCGCTGCCTGCACAGGCTGATTCGACATCTACAGAAGTGCTCATTTCGCGCGTAATTGCCAACAAGCTGAAACTGAATACAGGCGACAAATTCCGAATGTATTTCCTGCGCGAGAATGCCACACGCCAACGCGCGTTTACTGTGGCAGGCATTTACGAAACCGGATTAACCGACGGATTCGATGATCGCTTTATCCTTTGCGACATTCGTCAGGTACAAAAACTCAACAACTGGAGCCGAAATGCAGTAGCCGGCTTTGAAGTACTTGTAAATGATTTCAACCAGCTTGAAGCCACCGCCGAACAGGTACGCACAGAAATAGATGTAAATTTATATGCCGAGAGTATCCGCGAACTCACGCCCCAGATTTTTTCGTGGCTGGATGTGCTTGATGTAAATGCACTTATCATTATTGCCCTCATGCTGTTTGTGAGCATGATTAACATGATCTCCGCGCTGCTCATTCTTATTCTCGACCGCACACAAATGATTGGAATATTAAAAGCCATGGGTGCGGCCGACAAACAGATTATGCGCGTGTTTCTGATGCACGCTTCGCGGCTCATTGGCTGGGGCATACTCATTGGCAATGTGCTCGGGCTCGGACTCTGCCTGCTTCAAAAGCAATTCGGCATTGCCAAACTCGACGAAGCCTCCTACTACCTCAGTGCTGTACCCATATATATTGAATGGTGGCAGGTGCTGGCCGTGAACGCCGCTACTTTTGTACTGTGCCAGGTGGCGCTGCTGCTTCCGGCGCTGGTAGTAAGCCGTATTTCGCCGGTAAAAGCCATTCGTTTCAGCTGA
- a CDS encoding DUF1343 domain-containing protein, giving the protein MRVPFSLFLIMLFIPAVYQAQITILSKLNVEKTDADIRNGAERVEVWKPLLEGKSVAIVANHTALIGQTHLLDTMLRSGIRVKKIFAPEHGFRGMAANGEKVASTKDAKTGLPVISLYGEHKKPTAKDLKGIDIVVFDIQDVGVRFYTYISTLTYVMEACAEQKKKLLVLDRPNPNGYYVDGPVLQPEYKSFVGLHPVPVVHGMTVAEYARMVNGEGWLAGGVKCDLSWVSCEGYSHTDWYQLPVAPSPNLPNMTAVYLYPSLCFFEGTVMSVGRGTDFPFQVIGHPDLKQAPFTFTPSPRTGAPNPLYNGQLCHGHDLRDFAMMYVRDYHKLYLFWLMGAYKDMPDKENFFNPFFEKLAGTPTFRQQISAGMSEMDIRKIWEPDLVKYKSVRKKYLLYKDFE; this is encoded by the coding sequence ATGCGTGTACCTTTTTCGCTTTTCCTGATAATGCTCTTTATTCCTGCTGTTTATCAGGCCCAGATTACCATATTAAGTAAGCTCAACGTCGAAAAAACAGATGCCGATATACGTAACGGCGCCGAACGTGTGGAAGTATGGAAACCGCTGCTTGAAGGCAAGTCTGTAGCCATTGTAGCCAATCATACTGCACTCATCGGGCAAACCCATTTGCTTGATACCATGCTTCGCAGCGGTATTCGTGTAAAAAAAATCTTTGCACCTGAACACGGTTTCCGGGGCATGGCGGCCAACGGCGAAAAAGTAGCCTCCACTAAAGATGCCAAAACCGGACTGCCCGTTATTTCGCTCTACGGCGAGCATAAAAAGCCTACTGCCAAAGACCTCAAAGGCATTGATATTGTGGTGTTTGATATTCAGGATGTAGGGGTGCGCTTTTACACGTACATTTCTACGCTCACGTATGTAATGGAAGCCTGCGCGGAGCAAAAGAAGAAACTGCTTGTGCTCGACAGGCCCAATCCGAACGGGTATTATGTGGACGGGCCGGTGCTTCAGCCCGAGTATAAATCGTTTGTGGGCTTGCATCCGGTGCCGGTTGTGCATGGTATGACTGTGGCCGAGTATGCCCGCATGGTGAACGGAGAAGGCTGGCTGGCCGGGGGCGTGAAGTGCGACCTGAGCTGGGTGAGTTGTGAAGGATATTCGCATACCGACTGGTATCAGCTGCCCGTGGCTCCTTCGCCCAACTTGCCCAATATGACTGCCGTGTACCTTTATCCTTCACTCTGTTTTTTCGAAGGAACGGTAATGAGTGTGGGGCGGGGAACTGATTTCCCGTTTCAGGTAATCGGGCATCCCGATCTGAAGCAGGCGCCGTTTACGTTTACCCCTTCACCCCGCACGGGCGCACCCAATCCGCTTTACAACGGCCAGCTCTGTCACGGCCATGATCTGCGCGATTTTGCAATGATGTATGTGCGTGATTACCATAAACTCTATTTATTCTGGCTTATGGGAGCTTACAAAGACATGCCAGACAAGGAAAACTTCTTCAATCCGTTTTTTGAAAAACTGGCCGGCACACCAACATTTCGGCAGCAAATTAGTGCAGGAATGAGTGAAATGGACATCCGTAAAATTTGGGAGCCTGATCTGGTGAAGTATAAATCGGTCAGGAAAAAATACCTGCTTTACAAGGATTTTGAATGA